In the Purpureocillium takamizusanense chromosome 5, complete sequence genome, one interval contains:
- a CDS encoding uncharacterized protein (CAZy:AA7~COG:C~EggNog:ENOG503PC3J): MSTAISEPVETDSDQTSIPWVDPNIIHPRSLLLKLTERLRLNGIEVHETQGDKEAVPLDARMHDRAAIVPALVVSPRGEWAISQALQAMNDLSVYQKIPISVKSGGHGYFNGATCSGIMLNLGQMTACRVTGDILTVEPGCVLGRIVYILAKHGKAVPHGDCYGVGAGGHFTTAGWDLLLTRRYGIGCQSVVGGRIVLWDGIVLDVDEHNHPDLLHAIRGGAAAGAGVVSEIRLRVIDEPAHATWRLTSLDKRQLQKCVDHHAFSRAAELPEDITVAFRFFFVQDQEDPICSFNIFSMLGPAETMQHLYRHLGAEVATLLDDPDMWNEKTLLDLRLLPASRILSTNPDMLSEVSATRLQDSPLLFWEKGMIQREMGSSFLETSSYWVKTDCDEMLPKIYERFQEVKNLPMRERMYALVIMGGGDSLRRQHECSMPIGKALARFEVHWDDVDDAYECRMFAGTVSNVLRSQQDDGVGRPFRGDIWKQEQACSKADRLRGILGQFDRRKTRKSGGRQARTMKL, encoded by the coding sequence ATGTCTACTGCCATCTCAGAGCCTGTCGAAACCGATTCCGACCAGACCAGTATTCCATGGGTAGATCCAAACATTATCCACCCAAGGAGCCTACTCCTCAAACTCAcggagcggctgcggctcaACGGCATAGAAGTCCATGAAACACAGGGCGACAAGGAGGCTGTACCACTCGATGCCCGCATGCATGATCGAGCGGCCATTGTTCCTGCGCTTGTCGTGTCGCCAAGAGGTGAATGGGCTATTTCTCAGGCTTTGCAGGCCATGAATGATCTCAGCGTTTACCAAAAGATACCCATCTCTGTCaagagcggcggccatggctacTTCAATGGAGCAACCTGCTCTGGTATCATGCTGAACCTGGGGCAGATGACGGCCTGCCGCGTCACGGGCGACATCCTCACCGTGGAGCCGGGATGCGTTCTGGGACGTATCGTCTACATTTTAGCTAAGCATGGTAAGGCTGTACCGCATGGAGATTGTTACGGCGTAGGTGCGGGCGGCCACTTCACCACCGCTGGGTGGGATCTTCTTTTGACCCGCCGTTACGGAATCGGCTGCcagtccgtcgtcggcgggcgcatTGTTCTTTGGGACGGCATTGTCCTGGACGTTGACGAGCACAATCACCCAGACTTGCTGCATGCCATACGCGGtggagccgctgccggcgccggagtTGTCTCTGAGATCCGGCTCCGTGTCATAGACGAGCCGGCCCACGCAACGTGGCGCCTCACGTCGCTTGACAAGAGGCAGCTACAGAAATGCGTAGACCATCACGCGTTCTCAAGGGCCGCGGAGTTACCCGAAGACATTACTGTGGCCTTTCGCTTCTTCTTTGTTCAGGATCAGGAGGATCCTATATGCTCCTTCAACATTTTCAGCATGCTGGGACCAGCCGAAACCATGCAGCACCTCTATCGTCATCTCGGTGCTGAGGTTGCTACGTTACTTGATGATCCAGACATGTGGAATGAAAAAACGCTGCTGGACCTCCGACTGCTCCCAGCCTCCAGGATACTATCTACCAACCCAGATATGCTCTCCGAGGTCTCAGCTACCCGGCTGCAAGATAGCCCGCTCCTTTTCTGGGAAAAAGGCATGATCCAGCGAGAGATGGGCAGCTCGTTCCTGGAGACGTCCTCCTACTGGGTAAAGACGGACTGCGACGAGATGCTTCCCAAAATCTACGAGCGCTTTCAAGAAGTGAAGAACTTGCCCATGAGGGAGAGGATGTacgccctcgtcatcatggggggcggcgacagccTTAGACGCCAGCACGAGTGCTCCATGCCCATAGGAAAGGCTTTAGCCAGGTTTGAGGTGCATTGGGACGATGTGGACGATGCATACGAGTGCCGCATGTTTGCGGGCACTGTCTCCAACGTGCTGCGTTCTCAACAGGACGACGGTGTTGGCAGGCCATTCCGCGGGGATATTTGGAAGCAGGAACAGGCATGTAGCAAGGCGGATCGCTTGCGCGGCATTCTGGGGCAGTTTGATAGGCGGAAGACCAGAAAGAGTGGCGGCAGACAAGCACGCACTATGAAGCTGTGA